TGATCGGTTTCCAGTTCTTTTTGGCAGATGGCCAGATAATGCCGGACATCCGGATGTTGTTCAAAAGGGGACAGGCAGGCCAGAGCACCGGCAAACCGGTGCTGATTCATCAGGCAGATGCCTTTGCAAAGAACCAGGTCTTTGCTGCCGGGAAAATGATTCTGGCCCTGATCAAGAATCTGTAAGGCCGGATCCATTTGTTTGTGTTTGAGAAAAAGCATGCCCAGTCCCAGAAAGGCCCGGAGATCCGGGTGATAGGACAACGCTTTTTCAAACAGCGTTTGTGCCGTGCCGTCCGGATTTCGGATGCGGTCATCGGTGCTGTAATCGCCGTGGGAAAAGGTCATGCCCAGCCGGGATAAAAAATCCGCATGATATGGATACAGGGACGGGTCATTCATCAGTTCGATATTTGCGGCAAACTCAGGCAGATGGTCATAAAATGCGGATCTTAAGGCATTTCCGAACTGTTTGACCTGATGAAAATCCAGGTGGTCATCCACTTCAAACCAGGGCAGATCTTCAATTTTTTTATGCCAGATCTCATCGCTGACCCGGCCGGTTTTTTGGGCCTGTTCGTACAGCCGGGTGCCCGGAAATGTCACCAGCATGTAGAATATCGCGCCTAAAGGCTGAAGCTGCATCAGCAGATCAATGCTCTCCTGGATGGTGTTTTTTGTTTCACCGGGCGACCCGTAGATGAAATAGGCCCGGGGGATCATGCCGGCGGCAGCGGTCCGGCGGAATGCCTGCACCGCCAGAGAATTGGGAACCGGTTTTCCCAGGCGTTTCTTGATGGTATCTGACCCGGATTCCACCCCATAGCTGATTTGAATGCAACCGGCTTTGCGCATCATGGCCAGCAGGGGCGGGTCCACGCGGTCCACCCGGGAAATGGCGTGCCAGGTGATGTTTAAATCGGCATGGATCAGTTTTCGGCATAAATCCATGACCCGGTCCCGGTCCATGGTAAAGGTGTCGTCACTGATATAGAAATGGGAAATCCCTTTGCCGGCCAGTGTCCGGATCTCTTCAAAGAACCATTCCGGGGAATGAAACCGGACATTCCGGGTACCCCAAAACAGAGGGGATCCGCAGAACGTGCAGGCCCCCGGACACCCCCTTGACATGGCCAGGTGTTGAAACGCAAAATACCGGGACGGGTGCGCCAGCCGGTCCAGGTTTTGGATCAGCGGGGCCGGTCCGGTATCCGTGATTTTGTTTCCGTCCCGGAACACCAGCCCCGGAATCCGGCTGAGATCCAAACAAATCTTTGGACCAGTTTTGCCGGTCTCCCCGGCCAGGGTTTGAACCAGGGCCAGGCTGGTCTGCTCTCCTTCGCCTTTGACAATGACATCCAGTTCCGGGCAGGCGGAAAAAAAATAATCCGCCATGAATGTGGGGGCCGGCCCGCCGAACACGATCACGGTCCGGGGCCGAATCTGTCGGGCGGTCCGGGCCAGGGACATGGCCGAGAACCGGGTGGGATTGGTCACGGAAAAACCGATGACATCCGGATGTTGTGATTCAACTGCCGCAGCGAACACCGCCTCGGGATCCTTGACATCGGCCTGGGCCAGGTTGAGGATGGCCGCCTCATACCCGGTATCCAGCATCTGGGCCGCCAGGTAGTACAGACCCACAGGCACCACCGTGGCATCCGCATCTGTGATGCGTGGATCCAGACATACCGGATTGACAAACAGCAGTTTCATTTCACAGCCTTTTTACCGGTGGGCCGGAGACCGGTTTTTTTAAGAAAACGTTTTGAAAACCAGGGTGTCCAGGGACCGTTTGGGCACATGGTGGACCTGGTTTTCATCCCTGAAATACTTGATGCTCCCGTCCGGTCCTACCTCATCGATGGCCGCTTTTTCCACGGGTTTTCCTAAAGCCACCACCAGCTTGACCTCCAGGTGATCCGGAATATCCAAAACGGATTTGAGTTTCTTGATGTTGATGGCCCCGAACATGCACCCGGCCAGGCTTCTGGCCCGGGCCCCCAGCAGGAGGGTCTGGGCCGCGATCCCGTGGTCGCACCAGAACTTGTCGGAGATGGTGTGGTCTCCGGTGATCACGATATACGCGGTGGGCCGTTCGGATGGGTCCGGACCGGGCCAGTCTTTCAGATAGGTGGCCCATCCCAGACAGTCAAAAATGGCCTGATTGGTCGGCTCACTGGTAGACAGAATATATTTCAATGGCTGGTTGTTACCGGCAGACGCACAGTGCCGGGCCAGGTCCACCAGGTCGAACAGTTCATTCATACTGATTTTGACAGTATGGTCAAACCGGCGGCAGGACCGGTTTCCTTTTACCAGAGATTTAAAGTCTTCAAAAGATGTCATGGCGGTAATGTTCCTATTCTTTGCAGGGTACTTGTTCGAACCGGGGCATGTTGATATCGATCCATTCCAGAATTTTGTCCATTTCCTGGGCCACCTGCTTTAAAGCGGTGCCCCGGTGGCTCACCTGTGCCTTTTGTTCCATGGGCACCTGGGCAAAGGTTTTGCCGAATTTTGGGAAAAAAAACAAAGGATCATATCCAAACCCGTTGTCACCGGCCGGTTCCCGGGTGATGATCCCTTCGCACCGGCCTTCATAGGTCAGGGCGGCACCGGTGGGAACGGCAATGGAGATCACGCATTCAAACGCGGCTTTCCGATTGTCATGGGGTGCCAGTTCTTTGAGCAGTCTGGCCACATTGTCGGCATCGGTGGCATCATCTCCGGCATACCGGGCGGATTTCACCCCTGGGGCGCCGTCCAGGGCTTCCACACACAGGCCGGAATCATCGGCCATGGCCGGGTATCCCAGGACCCGGGCTGTGAACGCGGCTTTTTTATAGGCATTGTCATCAAAAGTGGCCCCGTCCTCGACCACCGGAGGGATGGGTCCGAAATCGGTCAGATTTTTGATATCCAGGGGAAAATCTTTTAAAAGGTCCCGGATTTCCCGGGTTTTACCTGGATTGGTGCTTGCCAGGACCAGAATCTGTTTCAATGGGAAAACTCCTGTTGCTTGAAATTTTTTATTCGGGCATTAGTATTTCAACAGTATAAGGCCAAGGCATGTGTTTGTAAAGGCAGCCTTGTTCATCACAGATGACATGATAAATAGATGTTAACCTGTCCCAACGGAGGTGTCGATATATGTTTGCCAATGCCATGGAAGTTTTCAAACTTCTGGATAAATCCAATTGCAGAGAGTGCAATGAACCCACCTGTCTGGCGTTTGCGTCAAAAGTATTTTTAGGGCAAAGAGATCTGTCCGACTGTACTCATCTGGACCCGGAGGTGATTGCAAAATACAGCCAAGCACCCAGAAAAGGATTCAAACCCGGGGAATCGGATTATGAACGGGAACTGGCCGCCATGCAGGAGCGGGTCAAAGAGATCGATCTGGAAGAGGCGGCCCGCAGAACCGGGGGCCGGTTTGACGGGAAATGGCTGACGCTCCGGATATTCGGCAAACCCTTTTCCGTGAACCAGGAAGGACGCTTTAAATCAGACCTGCATATCAATCCCTGGATCACCGGGCCGGTGCTCACCTATGTGCTGGAAAGCAAAGGAACCCCTGTTACCGGACAGTGGATGCCTTTCCGGGAACTGGCCGGAGCCCGGGAGCTGAACGGTTTATATATGAAACGTACAGAGGAGCCGCTGAAAAAAATTGCGGACGCTTATCCGGATCTGTTCGAGGACCTGGGCTTTATTTTCAATGGAAAAGAGATCGAAGAGCAGTATCAGTCCGATATTTCCATGGTGCTGTATCCGCTGCCCCTGGTGCCTGTCATGATCTGTTACTGGAAACCGGATGACGGCCTGGATTCAGACCTGCACCTGTTTTATGATAAAAGCGCATCGCACAACGGCGGCAGTGACATGGTGTTCCGTCTGACCGCCGGCATTGTTCAGATGTTTGAAAAACTGGCCAGGACTCACGGCTGGAGTGCAGCGGCTCAGGCAGCCGACCGATGACATTGGGCTGGTATTTTTAACGGCAATGTGGCAAGGTAAAAATCTGTGATAATTTAAAGTGGAGTTGTCGACATGAAGGTGATTCACTGGACGGAATGCAAGGAAAAACAGATCGAGCGGTTCCCATACAAAGGCGAGCAGCTCGATGTCATCGGCACCAGCATCCGCTGGCTGTCCCAGCACGGGGAGGATGAAAACGGAATTCCGGAATACGGGCTGCGGTTTTTCACCATCCAGCCGGGGGGACAGATTCCCATTCACAACCATTTTTACCACCAGACCATGTATATTCTGTCCGGTGAATTTGAATGCTGGGAATTTGATGAAAAAACCGATGAACTGAAGAAAAAAGTGGCGTGCAAGCCCGGAACCGCTGTTTATATACCGAGTATGCAGCCCCATGGCATGAAAAACGTGACAGACGAACCCGCCACTTTTTTATGCTGCATCTGCAATGTCTATGATGAGGATGCCGCGCTTTGAAAAGGGCGTAACAACGTCAACCCAAAAAGATTTCAGATCCGGTTGATCGGTACATTGGCCAGGTGTTCTTCAAGATATTCATCCATCAGCTCTTTGTACCGGGTTTCAGGAAAATTTTGGCCGCAGGACCTGCAGCAGAACAAAATCCGGGTTCAGGTCCGCCGGATATAAAGGTTTCCGCCGCAGGCCGGGCATTTTTCTTTGATCTTCATGGAGAAAGTCATACAATAATTGAGATGATTTTTCAAATTGCTTTTTACATAAACAGGAGATTTAAAAAAAATGACCCATAAAAAAATCACCCTGGTATATTTCAGTCCCACCGCCACCACAAAAACCGTGCTGGACGCCATCGCAAAGGGGACTGGGTATGAGGTGGACAGTTATGACATCACCTTGTCTGAAGCCAGAAAAAAAATCCCCCAGGACCTGGATACATCCGTGATCGTTTTCGGGGCACCGGTTTACAGCGGCAGATTGCCGAAACTGGCGGCTGATTGTTTTAAACAGGTGTCGGCATCCGGCATTCCCGTCGTGCCGGTGGTGGTTTACGGCAACCGGGAATATGACGATGCATTGCTGGAATTAAAAGATATCTGTGTTCAGTGCAAAGGTGTTCCCGTGGCTGCAGGCGCGTTCATCGGTGAGCATTCGTTTTCCACACAACCCGCGCCCATTGCCCCTGGCAGGCCGGATGAAAAAGATCTGGCATGTGCGGTTGAATTCGGACAAAAGATCAGCCGGTTGCTGGAAACACTTGATCCGGACAAAAAAACGGGTGACCTTGTGGTGCCGGGAAACGTTCCTTATAAAAAACCCTCGGCTGCCAAAGGTGTGCCGTTCATCGATGTGACCGATGACTGTACCGCCTGCGGCACCTGCGTGGCGGTATGTCCGGTGGATGCCATCGATGAAGATGACGGGTTCTGCACGCTTGATGATATCTGTATTCACTGCTGTGCCTGCATTAAAGCCTGTCCGGAATCCGCACGGATCATGAAGGACGGCCCGTTCAAGGACACGGCAGCCAAACTGCATCAGACCTGCGGGGTTCGAAAAGAACCGGAAACATTTTTTGCCCAGACTCAAAAATAACCACCGACTTGCCGGAAAAGGCCAGGGAAATGGCAGCCTAAAAAAGGAAAATAATGGTATTGATGGACGAATATCGTGTCAACACAGCGGATCTGGCCCGACAATGCCAGGATGACCCCTTTGATTTCACCACCACAGCGGATCTGGCGCCCTTAGACAGTGTCATCGGCCAGCGGCGGGCCGTGGAAGCCATCCATTTCGGGCTGAACATGAAGGGACCGGGGTATCATATTTTCATCACCGGTTTGGAAGGCACCGGCAGAACCACCATTACCCGGGAAATTCTGACCACCCATGCCAAAAAACGGGAAACACCCGAAGACCTGTGTCTGGTCAATAATTTTGAAGATCCTTATCAGCCCAGGGTCATGGCGCTTCCCACCGGATCGGCCGTGTTTTTTTCAAATAAAATGACCCGGTTTATTGAGGCCTTGAAAACCAATCTGCCCCTGGCATTTGAACAGAAAACCTTTGTTGAGAAACAGGCCCGGATCAAAAAAAAGATGGCAGATGTACAGGACCGCATCATGTCAAGGGTGGCAGCGGCGGCTGAAAAAAAAGACATTAAAATTGTCCGCACGGACGAAGGGTATCAAGCGGTGCCTTTGCAGGAGGGTGAACCGGTTTCTCCGGAAGCGTTTTCCGCCCTGGAACCGGAACGCCGCACCGCTATTGAAAAAGATCTGGCCCGGGTTCAGCAGCAGATGAAAGATGCGGTGGCACAGATTCAGCAGCAGGCAAAAAAAACACAGCAAGCGTATCAGGAACTTTTGGTTGAAACAGCCGGTGCCTTGTTTTCCCGGGAGATGGACCTGTTGTTTACGGACTTTGACGACCGGCCCCAGGCCCGCAAATTTCTTGCGGAAGCAAAAAAAGACCTGACAGACCATCTGCCGCTCCTGCTCAGTTCGCTGGATCCTGACACGGATCAGGGGACGGAAACCACTGAAATGCTGGAATTTCTGGATAAGCGCTACCAGGTCAATGTTTTAGTGGACCGGCGGGGGGAACACGGGGCCCCGGTGATTTTTGAGCCGGCCCCCACATTCCAGAATCTGTTTGGAAAAATTGAAAAAATGCCGGTGCAGGGTATGGTGTCCACTGATTTCACCATGGTGCAGGCCGGTTCGCTGTTGCGGGCAAACAAGGGGTTTCTGGTTTTGGAAATCGATGCGGTATTGCGCCATCCAGAGGTCTGGGAGACCTTGAAAACCACCTTGCAGAACAAAAAGATGTATATTCAGGATCCGCCGGATCAGTCCGGGCCTGCCATGGCATCTTTGCGGCCCGACCCCATTGACCTGGATGTCAAAGTGGTGCTGGTGGGCGGATATGAAATTTTCCGGGCGCTTCAGGGTGCAGATCCCAAGTTCAACCGGATTTTCAAGGTCCGGGCGGATTTTGATTATGAAGTGGATGTCAGTCGTGAGAACCTGTTCAATTACGCCCGGTTCATCGCCCGGGCCTGTGAAACTGAAAATCTGCCGGCTTTTACCTCCTGTGGTGTGACTGCCGTGGTTGAGTACGGCAGCCGGATGGCGGAAAGTAAATACAAATTGTCCCTGCGGTTCGGACGGATTCTGGACCTGCTCAAGGAAGCCGCTTTCTGGGCTGACCGTGATCAGGCAAAGGCTGTGACTGCGGAACACGTGGCCCGGGCCCTGAATGCCTTCAGGTTCCGGCATAACCTGTATGAGGAAAAGGTCCAGGAAAAATATGATGACCACTCCATTCTCATCGATCTGACCGGGTCGGTGACGGGCCAGGTCAATGCGCTGGCAGTCTACCAGGTGGGAGATCTGGCCTTTGGCCGGCCTTCCCGGATCACGGCGGAATCCTACATGGGAAAGCCCGGTATCATCAATGTGGAGCATGAAGCCGATCTTTCCGGCCAGACCCATGACAAAGGGGTGATGATCATTGCCGGATTCCTGGGCCGGATGTTTGCCCAGGAATATCCGTTGAGCGTATCGGTGAGCATCACATTTGAACAAAGTTACAGCGGTGTGGATGGTGACAGTGCCTCTTCCACGGAACTGTATGCAGTCTTGTCCAGCCTGTCCGGATATCCCATCCGTCAGGGGATTGCCGTGACCGGGTCCGTGAATCAGAAAGGACAGATCCAGTCCATCGGCGGGGTGAACGAAAAGATCGAAGGATTTTTTGACGTATGTGCCGGCCGGGGTCTCACCGGAGATCAGGGGGTGATGATCCCTTCCGCCAATATCAGGAATTTAATGCTCAGAAAAGATGTGGTGGACGCCGTGGACCAGGGGCGATTTCATATTTATCATGTGTCAACCATTGAACAGGGAATTGAAGTGTTGACCGGTGTGCCGGCAGGCCGGGCCGATGAGGGTGCCATGTTTCCGGAAAATACGGTGTTCGGCGCGGTTCAGCAAAAACTTAAAAAATTTCATGATCAAACCACACCAGGTCCCTGGTCTGGCCGATGAATTCTGTGAACAGATATATGGGCAATTCAACCCAGCACCTTTTTTTTAGGGTTGACAACGGTCCGGTTTCAATTAATTGTATGGGTGTGTTTTTCTGCCTTTTTTGATTGTAACGCAACATGAATTGATTGCGCTGATTGATCAGAGGCGGTATTTAATATGAACGCAAACAAAAGGAGGCCGATGATGCCAGCTGTTGGAGAGACCTACAAATGTGAGATATGCGGAAATGTCGTGGAAGTGAAAGAAGCCGGAGAGGGTGAACTGGTCTGTTGCGGACAGCCCATGGAAAAACAGTAATCCGGGATTTTTTTTGATCCCATCGCCTGATGTGACAAGAGCAGAAAAAGGGGGGAGCATACCTTTTTCTGCTCTTTTTTTTTGCTGTCCGCTCAATCGATGAGCGGGTCGAGCATATAAAGAATATCACTTTCCCGGGATGGATAAGGGGCCATGATATGGTCATTTTTGAGCCGGCTGACCGGGGTTTTATCAATCATGGCCTGTTTAAAGATATTGACCAGTCCGGTGGTGTTGTCTCCCAGAAAATGGGCCCCTAAAATACCGCCTTTATCATCCGTCAGGATTTTGTAGGCAGCATGGGTCATGCCGATCCGCCGGTAGGTGGGCCAGTTTAATTCGGTTTCATGGCTTTTTCTATAGGGTGTGTTTTCCTTTTGAAGCATCTCTTCGGTCTTGCCCACCATTCCCAGCTGGGGATAGGTGAACAGCACGGCAGGCACGACCGTGTAATCCATAACCGGCAGGTCAGTGCCGTTTTCCAGGGCCATGATGGACCGTGCCGCCACATGGGCCTCCATGTCCGCCACCCTTGCCAGCATCACAGTATCGGCGCAGTCACCGATGGCAAAAATGTGGGGAATCGATGTCTGCATGGCCGGGTTGACGTCAATGCCTCTTCTGGATGATTTAATGCCGGCAGTATCCGGAGACAGCGGTTCAATATCGGGAGTCCGCCCGGCACTGTTCACCACCAGATCCACCACCAGGGGGGGGCCGGATTTAAAATGAACGGTGTATTCATCACTGTTTTTTGTCACAGATGTTATGGATACGCCGGTTCGTACCTGAATGCCGTCTGCTTCCGATGCCCGGACCAGTTGTGTGACCATGTCCTGGTCAAAAGGGCCTAAGGTACGGTCCCCTGCCTCAAGGATATGGATATTCTGATTTCGGCTGCCGAGCCGGGCCGCAAAATGGGCGAATTCAAAAGAGATGAACCCACCGCCGATAAATGCGATGCGTGGGGGCAACGCGGTCAGATTCAGAAAATCATCACTGGTGATCAGATGTTGGGCCCCGTCAATGGGCAGTTGGGCTGGAACCGCACCGGTTGCGACAATCACATAGCGGGTTTTATAATCGTTTTCGCCGATACGCAGGGTGGTGGTATCCAAAAATTTGGCCTGGCCCTGCAGATACGTGATACCGCTGCCTTTGAGACCGGCAATGGTATTTTCAGGGACTTTGGAGGTAAACCGGGTTTTTTGTTTTTGTACCTGGTCCCAGTTGAACCCGGGTAGTTTTGTGATACCTTTTCCCAGCAGATGCCGGCTGCGGGCCACCACTTCCATGGTTTCATAAAACCATTTTTTTGCCTGACAGCCCCGCAAGGCACAGACCCCGCCGGGGGTCGGACTGTTTTCTGCAATGGCCACACGATACCCTTCTGCAGCCAGGTCATAGGCGGCTGTCTGGCCGGCAGTGCCGGTTCCGATCACGATCACATCGAATTGTTCCATGGTACCCCCCTTTTGAAAAAAATGCCCGGTGCCGCCTGTAAAAGGCCGCACCGGGCATGATGAATCCAAATACAGGAATCTTTGTTAACCAGGTGAAATTAACTTTCAATCACCCCGGCCCGGACCCCTTTCAGATAGCTCATGCAGTAGTTGTCATGGCCCAGCAGCATGTCTGCGGTTTTGATGGCGGCCATGATTTTTTTGTCCAGCGGATCGATAATGGCGGAATCCATGCCCGATGCCATCATCAGGGTGACAAAGGTGCGGTTGATGATGTGGCGCTGGGGCAGGCCGTAGGAAATATTGGACAGGCCGCCGGTGATGTGCACTTCCGGAAATTTAGCCTTGATGGCCCGCACCGCGTCCAGGATCATCACCCCTTTGGTGCTGTCCGTGGAAATGGGCTGCACCAGGGGATCCACATAGATGTTGGCGGTGGGTATCCCGATCTTGTTGAGTTCTTCCACCAGGGTTTTCGCCCTTGCCACAATGTCATCGGACTGGGTGGGCATGCCCCCGTCATCCATGCACAAGGCGATGACTTTGCAGTCCTTGCCTTTCAGAAACGGAATCATGTTGTCAAACCGTTCCTTTTCCAGGCTGATGGAGTTGATCATGGGGGTCTTTTCCACCATGGCAAATGCCATCTCCAGGATGGCCGGGTCCGGGCTGTCCAGGGCCAGGGGCACGGTGGCAATGGGCTGGATGGTTTCCAGCAGCCATTTCATGTCCGCTTCTTCATGGCCGATGCGGGCCCCGGCATTCACGTCGATAAACGCGGCACCGGCTTCCTGCTGCCTGGTGACATCATCGATGATGTACTGGGCGTTTCGTTCGGCCACAGCAGCCTGGACCAGTTTTCTGGAGGTGTTGATACGTTCTCCGATTACTTCAAACATGGGGATCTCCTTCTCCGTGTCCTTAATTAAGCAACCAGCTTTTTGGCCAGTTTTGAGGCAGACCCGGCATCGGCGGCAAATCCGTCCGCACCAATGTCATCGGCAAATGACTGGGTGACCGGGGCACCGCCCACCAGAATTTTCACCTGATCCCGCAATCCCGCTTCCACAATGGCATCTATGGTTTGTTTCATCATGGGCATGGTGGTGGTCAAAAGGGCTGACAGGCAGACGATCTGGGCATTGGTTTCCTTGATCTTGGACACAAAGTCTTCGGGCGGAATGTCCACACCCATGTTGGTCACCTGCATGCCCGCACTTTCCATCATCATGGCCACCAGGTTCTTGCCGATGTCATGCAGGTCGCCTTTGACCGTTCCGATCAGAACGGATGCGCCGGCAGATCCTTCGCCTTCGGCCAGCAGCGGCTTGAGAATGACGACGCAATTGGCCATGGCATGGGCTGCCATCAGCACTTCAGGGATGAACATGTCTCCGGATTCCATTTTTTCACCCACAATGTCCATACCGGCGATCAGCCCTTTGTTCAGGATCTCGTTGGCCGGCACGTTCTGGTCCAGGGCTTCTCTGACCAGGCTTTCGAGTTTGGCTTCGTCACAGGCCACCAGGGCTTCGGTAATCGCGTTGAAATCAGTCATTTTTTTCTCCTTTATTGGTTTTTGCGTTTTTCAACAA
Above is a window of Desulfotignum balticum DSM 7044 DNA encoding:
- a CDS encoding Lon protease family protein, which translates into the protein MDEYRVNTADLARQCQDDPFDFTTTADLAPLDSVIGQRRAVEAIHFGLNMKGPGYHIFITGLEGTGRTTITREILTTHAKKRETPEDLCLVNNFEDPYQPRVMALPTGSAVFFSNKMTRFIEALKTNLPLAFEQKTFVEKQARIKKKMADVQDRIMSRVAAAAEKKDIKIVRTDEGYQAVPLQEGEPVSPEAFSALEPERRTAIEKDLARVQQQMKDAVAQIQQQAKKTQQAYQELLVETAGALFSREMDLLFTDFDDRPQARKFLAEAKKDLTDHLPLLLSSLDPDTDQGTETTEMLEFLDKRYQVNVLVDRRGEHGAPVIFEPAPTFQNLFGKIEKMPVQGMVSTDFTMVQAGSLLRANKGFLVLEIDAVLRHPEVWETLKTTLQNKKMYIQDPPDQSGPAMASLRPDPIDLDVKVVLVGGYEIFRALQGADPKFNRIFKVRADFDYEVDVSRENLFNYARFIARACETENLPAFTSCGVTAVVEYGSRMAESKYKLSLRFGRILDLLKEAAFWADRDQAKAVTAEHVARALNAFRFRHNLYEEKVQEKYDDHSILIDLTGSVTGQVNALAVYQVGDLAFGRPSRITAESYMGKPGIINVEHEADLSGQTHDKGVMIIAGFLGRMFAQEYPLSVSVSITFEQSYSGVDGDSASSTELYAVLSSLSGYPIRQGIAVTGSVNQKGQIQSIGGVNEKIEGFFDVCAGRGLTGDQGVMIPSANIRNLMLRKDVVDAVDQGRFHIYHVSTIEQGIEVLTGVPAGRADEGAMFPENTVFGAVQQKLKKFHDQTTPGPWSGR
- a CDS encoding B12-binding domain-containing radical SAM protein; this encodes MKLLFVNPVCLDPRITDADATVVPVGLYYLAAQMLDTGYEAAILNLAQADVKDPEAVFAAAVESQHPDVIGFSVTNPTRFSAMSLARTARQIRPRTVIVFGGPAPTFMADYFFSACPELDVIVKGEGEQTSLALVQTLAGETGKTGPKICLDLSRIPGLVFRDGNKITDTGPAPLIQNLDRLAHPSRYFAFQHLAMSRGCPGACTFCGSPLFWGTRNVRFHSPEWFFEEIRTLAGKGISHFYISDDTFTMDRDRVMDLCRKLIHADLNITWHAISRVDRVDPPLLAMMRKAGCIQISYGVESGSDTIKKRLGKPVPNSLAVQAFRRTAAAGMIPRAYFIYGSPGETKNTIQESIDLLMQLQPLGAIFYMLVTFPGTRLYEQAQKTGRVSDEIWHKKIEDLPWFEVDDHLDFHQVKQFGNALRSAFYDHLPEFAANIELMNDPSLYPYHADFLSRLGMTFSHGDYSTDDRIRNPDGTAQTLFEKALSYHPDLRAFLGLGMLFLKHKQMDPALQILDQGQNHFPGSKDLVLCKGICLMNQHRFAGALACLSPFEQHPDVRHYLAICQKELETDHE
- a CDS encoding desulfoferrodoxin FeS4 iron-binding domain-containing protein; the encoded protein is MMPAVGETYKCEICGNVVEVKEAGEGELVCCGQPMEKQ
- a CDS encoding nitroreductase family protein, with protein sequence MTSFEDFKSLVKGNRSCRRFDHTVKISMNELFDLVDLARHCASAGNNQPLKYILSTSEPTNQAIFDCLGWATYLKDWPGPDPSERPTAYIVITGDHTISDKFWCDHGIAAQTLLLGARARSLAGCMFGAINIKKLKSVLDIPDHLEVKLVVALGKPVEKAAIDEVGPDGSIKYFRDENQVHHVPKRSLDTLVFKTFS
- a CDS encoding dual CXXC motif small (seleno)protein; translation: MFCCRSCGQNFPETRYKELMDEYLEEHLANVPINRI
- a CDS encoding cupin domain-containing protein, whose protein sequence is MKVIHWTECKEKQIERFPYKGEQLDVIGTSIRWLSQHGEDENGIPEYGLRFFTIQPGGQIPIHNHFYHQTMYILSGEFECWEFDEKTDELKKKVACKPGTAVYIPSMQPHGMKNVTDEPATFLCCICNVYDEDAAL
- a CDS encoding dihydropteroate synthase, yielding MFEVIGERINTSRKLVQAAVAERNAQYIIDDVTRQQEAGAAFIDVNAGARIGHEEADMKWLLETIQPIATVPLALDSPDPAILEMAFAMVEKTPMINSISLEKERFDNMIPFLKGKDCKVIALCMDDGGMPTQSDDIVARAKTLVEELNKIGIPTANIYVDPLVQPISTDSTKGVMILDAVRAIKAKFPEVHITGGLSNISYGLPQRHIINRTFVTLMMASGMDSAIIDPLDKKIMAAIKTADMLLGHDNYCMSYLKGVRAGVIES
- a CDS encoding DUF3786 domain-containing protein, encoding MFANAMEVFKLLDKSNCRECNEPTCLAFASKVFLGQRDLSDCTHLDPEVIAKYSQAPRKGFKPGESDYERELAAMQERVKEIDLEEAARRTGGRFDGKWLTLRIFGKPFSVNQEGRFKSDLHINPWITGPVLTYVLESKGTPVTGQWMPFRELAGARELNGLYMKRTEEPLKKIADAYPDLFEDLGFIFNGKEIEEQYQSDISMVLYPLPLVPVMICYWKPDDGLDSDLHLFYDKSASHNGGSDMVFRLTAGIVQMFEKLARTHGWSAAAQAADR
- a CDS encoding 4Fe-4S binding protein, coding for MTHKKITLVYFSPTATTKTVLDAIAKGTGYEVDSYDITLSEARKKIPQDLDTSVIVFGAPVYSGRLPKLAADCFKQVSASGIPVVPVVVYGNREYDDALLELKDICVQCKGVPVAAGAFIGEHSFSTQPAPIAPGRPDEKDLACAVEFGQKISRLLETLDPDKKTGDLVVPGNVPYKKPSAAKGVPFIDVTDDCTACGTCVAVCPVDAIDEDDGFCTLDDICIHCCACIKACPESARIMKDGPFKDTAAKLHQTCGVRKEPETFFAQTQK
- a CDS encoding XTP/dITP diphosphatase; this translates as MKQILVLASTNPGKTREIRDLLKDFPLDIKNLTDFGPIPPVVEDGATFDDNAYKKAAFTARVLGYPAMADDSGLCVEALDGAPGVKSARYAGDDATDADNVARLLKELAPHDNRKAAFECVISIAVPTGAALTYEGRCEGIITREPAGDNGFGYDPLFFFPKFGKTFAQVPMEQKAQVSHRGTALKQVAQEMDKILEWIDINMPRFEQVPCKE
- a CDS encoding cobalamin B12-binding domain-containing protein; this translates as MTDFNAITEALVACDEAKLESLVREALDQNVPANEILNKGLIAGMDIVGEKMESGDMFIPEVLMAAHAMANCVVILKPLLAEGEGSAGASVLIGTVKGDLHDIGKNLVAMMMESAGMQVTNMGVDIPPEDFVSKIKETNAQIVCLSALLTTTMPMMKQTIDAIVEAGLRDQVKILVGGAPVTQSFADDIGADGFAADAGSASKLAKKLVA
- a CDS encoding dihydrolipoyl dehydrogenase family protein, translating into MEQFDVIVIGTGTAGQTAAYDLAAEGYRVAIAENSPTPGGVCALRGCQAKKWFYETMEVVARSRHLLGKGITKLPGFNWDQVQKQKTRFTSKVPENTIAGLKGSGITYLQGQAKFLDTTTLRIGENDYKTRYVIVATGAVPAQLPIDGAQHLITSDDFLNLTALPPRIAFIGGGFISFEFAHFAARLGSRNQNIHILEAGDRTLGPFDQDMVTQLVRASEADGIQVRTGVSITSVTKNSDEYTVHFKSGPPLVVDLVVNSAGRTPDIEPLSPDTAGIKSSRRGIDVNPAMQTSIPHIFAIGDCADTVMLARVADMEAHVAARSIMALENGTDLPVMDYTVVPAVLFTYPQLGMVGKTEEMLQKENTPYRKSHETELNWPTYRRIGMTHAAYKILTDDKGGILGAHFLGDNTTGLVNIFKQAMIDKTPVSRLKNDHIMAPYPSRESDILYMLDPLID